The window CGTCCGCGCTTGACTGCGCGACCGCGGCATCGACTGGACGCCCTTCGCACCGGACGAGATCCAGATCGATCTGGTCTGTGGCATCGGCCCCGACGGCCACTGGCACGGCTGGTTCGGCATACGCGTCCGCGCCGACGCACTGCGGCGGCTCGGACTTCACCCCGACCAGCCCACCGCCGGAGCCATCGGTGCGTCCCCGCCCGGCTGGTGGCACGCCGCCGCAGAACGCCGCGCCCGCCTCGAAGGGGGATAGGCCGCGTCGAGAGCTACGCTGCTGCCCGTCGATCATGGGGCCGCAGGTACGGGGGATGCAGGCATGGGTGGCGCAGCCGCGTTGGAGAAACTGGTACCGGTGCTGCTGGCCTTCGGAGGCGGGGTACTGCTCGCGCGCCGGAAGATCGTTCCGGCCGAGGCATCCAAGGTCTTCTCCGACTACGCCTTCCTCTTCGCCGTCCCCTGCTACCTCTTCGGCAACATCTACGCCAGCGACCTCGCGGCCCTGTTCAACTGGCGGGCGATCGGCGGCTACGCGGGAGCCGCGGCCCTCGCCGTGCTCGTGGTGTCCCTGGCGGCCGTCGCCCACGGCCTGCGCGAGCCCCGCGACGTGGCGCTGCGGGTGATGGCCGGAGTCCAGGTGAACACCGCCTACTTCGCCGTCCCCGTCTTCATCACCGTGTTCGGCACCGCGGCGCCGATCTTCCCGATCCTGCTGTTCCAGGTCTGCGTCCTGTCCCTGGTCGTCATCGCCCTCATGGAACTGGGCCGCGCGGGCCCCGCGGCCGGCGGCCCGGGCCGCCGGCTCTCGCGGGCCGTCGGTGCCTCGCTCGCCACCCCGCTGGTCCTCGCCTGCAACGCGGGGATCCTGCTCAACCTGCTCTCGGTACGGATCCCCGCGGTGGTCCTGGACGGCGCTTCGTTCGTCGGGGACAGCGCCTCACCGGTGGCGCTGTTCGCTCTCGGCCTCCACCTGGGCGGCCTCGGTCTCGATCTCCGGGGCACCACGCGCGAGGAATTCGCCCTCATAGGCTTCAAGTGCCTGGCGTTCCCGCTGCTGACCTGGGCGGTGTGCGGGTGGCTGTTCGGCGTACGCGGCGAGTGGCTGGCGTACCTCGTGCTGATCGCGGCGATGCCGACCCCGCAGAACCTCTTCATCTTCGCCCAGCGCTACGACGTGGGCGTCGACCTCTCCGCGTCGATCGTGATCAAGAGTTCGCTCGTGTCGCTCCTGTTGCTGCCCCTGTGGCTGCAGACTGTCGCACCATGAACGCCTCTCCCACCGGCCCCGCGATATCGCGCAGCGCCGTCACCTTAGGACTCCTCGCCGCCTGGGCCGTGCACGACCTCGAGGAAGTGGCCACCATGGCGCGCTGGTCCCGGACCCGGGTCCCCGCCCTGCGTGAGCGCCACCCGCGTGTCCCGGACCGGATCTGGCGGAGCATGGAAGCCGTGGACGGCCGCGAGTTCGCCACCGCCGTCGGCGTGATGGGACTCATCGTCGCGGCCGCCTCCGCCGACGGGTACCGCACCGGCGGACGCTCCTCCTTCTACCAGGCCTCCCTGAACGGCTTCGGCCTGCACGGCCTCGTCCACATGGCGCAGGCCGCCGCGACCCGGGGCTACACCCCGGGGGTGGTCACCTCTCCGCTGCTCGTCGTCCCCTTCACCCTGTGGGCCCGCGGCCGGCTGCGCCGCGCCGGTGTCCTGCGGCCGGCGCGGGCCCGCGACATCGCCTCGGGCCTGGCGCTCGCGGGCGCGGCCACCGCCGCCTCGCACGCCGTCGCCCGGCGGATCCGCCGGGCTGCTCCGGCGCGTTGGCCGCGTATCCGGGCGCTCGTCCTCGTACCTCGGGCGGCGCCGGCTCGTTGACCCGGCATGGAACTGCCGACCATCGCGGCGCCGGGTGTCGGGGAACGGGCCGATGCCGTGGCCGATGCCGCCTGCCACCTCTACGACACCATCGCCCCCTGGGGGACCGGCGCGCCCGGACGGTGGAGCCGGACCGCGGCCGAGGACGCCGCGGAGGCGATCGAGACCACCGCGCACGCCCTGGCGTCCATCGACCCGGGCGCCGAGGTCGTCCTCGCGCCCGTCCACGCGGCCCTCGCCGACCTGCGCCGTCGCCTCGGACTTGCTCCCGCCGACGCGCTGACCGGCGACGGGCTTCCGGTGACCCCGCGCACGGTCGGCAACCCGCGCCGCACCCGTTGGGTGCGGGTGCTCACCGCGCCGCCTTCGCCCCGGCAACCGCCTTCTCGTACAACTTCCTGATGTCCGCGCCGAAGTAGGAGCTGTACGAGGTGTCCGTCCTGTCCCCGCCGGTCTTCCAGCCGCCGATCACCCCCACCACGTCACCGGTCCCGGTGCGCGCGTCGTAGCGGTTCAGGAACGGGCCGCCGCTGGTCCCGCCGGGATAGCCGGTGCAGTTGATCCGCAGGAACGATCCGGGGATCTGAGCGTCGCTGCTGGTGAACTTGGTCGTCCGGTTGGCGCACACGCGCGGCCGGGCGGCGGAGGACGGGTGGCCGATCAGAGTGATCCGCGCGTGCGCGTAACCGGCGCCGGTCACCAGCCGGTTCCCGCCGACCACGGACTCCACCGGGAAGCCCCTGGCGTCCGGCCCCACCTGGGCGAAGGCCACGTCGAGAGCGGCGGCGCGGTCGACGCCCCGGGACCGGTAGCGGGGGTCGATCCAGATCCTGGAGCGTCCGGCCGCGTCCCGCAGGACCGGGAACATGCCGTACGGCTGCGGCTTCGCCTTCGTGTACTTCGGTACGAAGGCCACCTGCTGGGTGTCGGAGCCGAGCAGGCAGTGCGCCGCGGTGAGCACGAGGTTGCGGCCGGGGGAGGAGACCACGCTCGCGGTGCAGAAGTAGGCCCCGCCGCCCTTGACGAGGAACATCCGGCCGGCGACCGGGATGCCGTCGAAGTTCTGCCCGATGCCGGCGGTGAGGGCCGGCAGGCGCGGAACGACGGGGGGCGCCGGGGCCGGAAGGGGAACAGGAGCCGGTGCCGTGCGGGTGGGGCCGGGCTTCGTGGTCGGTGCCGGCGCGGGTGTGGGTGTCGGTGCGGCGGCGGGGCTCGCGGAAGGCGCCGGCAGCGGCTCCGTCACGACCGGGGGCGGAGCCGGCGTCGCGGCCGGGACCGGCGTGGCGCCCGGAGCGGGTTCGGGCAGTGTGGGCGGCTCCGGGGGCACGGGGTCCACGGGCTCGGGCTCCGCCGGGGGCACGGGGTCCACGACCTCGGGCGGCGCCGGGTGCACGGACGGCAACGGGACGGCGGAGGCCATCCGTTCGGCGGTCCAGAAGGACCGGGCCTCGCGCGCCGTCCAGCGGCCTGCGGCCACCGTCGCGGCGGGCGCGGCGCCCGCCACGCTCCCGGTCGCGGCCATCGGCAGCGGCCCTCCCGGCACCAGCAGGGCGGCAGCCACCACGGCCATCGTCAACGTACGTCGCATGCCGGACACTCCCTAAACGGCCTGGGGGAAACGGAAGAGCCGGTCCGGGTCGTAGGCACGCCGGACCTTCTGCAGGCGGGCGAGGTTCGGGCCGTAGTAGGCCTCGCGCCAGCCGGTGAGCTTCGGGTCGGTGTAGTTCTGGTAGGCGCGCCCGCTCGCCCAGGGCCGCAGGTCCTGCCAGAGTCCGTCGAGCCAGCCCTGGTGCCGGGCCACGTCGGCGGCCGGTGCGGACTCGGGCCAGTAGGCGAGGTACTGGGCGAGGAAGGCGCTGTCGCGGTGCACGAAGGCGGTGGCGCCGGTCGCGACCCGGTTCACCGCGCCTCCGCAGACCCCGTCGAACTGCACGACGCCGCGACCGCCCCGGGGCACGCTCGTCCCGTACCGCCGCACGCCGTCCAGGACCGCGCCGATCGCGGCGTCCGGCAGTCCGCCGCCCGTCCAGAAGTCGGACCGGGCGGCGTACGAGTCCCGGCCGAGCCGCCCCTGCGGGTCCCGGCCGGGCAGGGTGCCCGGCAGCCGGCACTGGGCGGGGCCCAGCTCCGGGCAGCCGGACATGGCCCGGACGGTGTCCTCGTGGCTGCGTACGACGATCCAGCTGTCCCGCGGCGCCCCGCCGGCCAGGTCCGACAGCCGGGTCAACTGCGCCTCCAGCTCCCGCCGCCCGTCGAGGCACACCACCCGCACCGCCGGGGCCTCGGCCTGCGCACCCGCCCCGGACCCGGCCTCGACGGTGAATTCCACCTGGCTCCAGAACGGGTCCGGCAGCCCGGCCAGCCAGCGCTGCCAGCCCCGCAGCACGGCCGCCGAGTCCGAGCCGGGCCAGTGGAGTTCGGCGAAGGCGCAGTCACCGACCGGGTGCGAAAGGAACCGGAACTCGGTGACCACGCCGAAGTTGCCGCCCCCACCGCCGCGCAGGGCCCAGAAGAGCTCCGGATCGCGGTCGGCGGAGACCTCGCGGACGATCCCGTCAGGGGTGACGACCCGCGCCCCGGTGAGCCGGTCGGCGGTGGTGCCGTGGGCACGGGAGGCAAGGCCCAGGCCGCCGCCGAGGGTGAGCCCGGCGATACCGACGGAGGGACACAGCCCGGTCGGTACGGACCGACCCCGCCCGGCGAGGGCCGCGTGCACGTCCCCGAGCCGGGCCCCCGCGCCGACCCGGACGACGTTCCCCCCGACCGACACCGCCGCCATGGCCCCGGTGTCCACGACCAGTCCGGCGGAGCGGGTGGACCAGCCCGCGTAGCCGTGCCCGCCGCCGCGCGGGACCACCGGCGCGGCCGAGCGGCGGGCGAAGTCCAGGCAGACGGCCACGTCCGCGGCGTGCGCGGGATAGGCCACCGCGGCCGGGGCCACGGCGTCGTACCGCGGCTGGAACAGCCGGCGGGCCTCGGCGTAGTCGCGGTCCCCGGGGAGCACCACGCGCCCGTCGATCCCGCGCGCCAGCGCGCCGTAGTCCGGGGTCCGGGCCGCCGCACCCATGGTGGCGAGGACGGCCGCGGCCGCGCTGCCCAGCACTTGGCGGCGATGGAGGCTCATACCTCCTTCCTGCCACCGCCCGGCCCGATAGCCGTGCAGGCGGGTCCCACGCACACCGGGTTGCCCCCTGAACGGCGCACAGCCGAAACGGTTCTATTTGTAGGACAGTCACACTGAAAACCACTCCGCGACCGGCGAACGGCCGCCGTACGCTGCCCCCATGGCTCTCGTGGATCTCCGTACGCACGCCGAAGGGTTCAAGGCCGACCCGTACCCGTTCTACGACGCCCTGCGCGCCGCCGGCCCCGTCCACCGGCTGGTCATGGGCGGCGAACGCACCTGGCTGGTCGTCGGCCACGAGGAGGCCCGGCAGGCCCTGACCCACCCGGCGCTGTCGAAGAACTGGCTCGGCTCCGGCCTGTTCGCGGACACACCCGTCCAGGCCGTCGCCACCAGCATGCTGGACGCGGATCCACCCCATCACACCCGGCTGCGGCGCCTGGTGGCCCGCGAGTTCACCTCCCGACGCGTGGAGTCCCTGCGCCCCCGCGTCCAGCAGGTCACCGACGAGCTGCTCGACGAAATGGCGGCCCGGCCCGACCGCCGGGCCGACCTGCTCGCGTCCTTCGCCGTACCGCTGCCGATGACCGTCATCTGCGAACTCCTCGGCGTCCCCGGCCTGGACCGGCAGCGCTTCCGCTACTGGTCGGGCGAAATCGTGGCTCCGCCGGACGGCATCGGCGCGGACCCCCGCGCCGTGGACGAGATGACCGCGTACCTCTTCGAACTCGTCGAGGCCAAGGCCGGGGAAGCGGGCGAGGACCTGCTGGGCGCGCTGATCCGGACCCGCGACGAGGAAGGCGGCCGGCTCTCCCCGGACGAACTGATCGGGATGGCCTTCCTGCTCCTGGTCGCGGGCCACGAGACGACGGTCAACCTCATCGGCAACGGCGTACGGGCCCTGCTCGCTCACCCCGAACAGCTCGCCGCGCTGCGCGCCGACCCGGACGGGCTGATCGACGGCGCGGTGGAGGAGATGCTCCGCTACGACGGCCCGGTACAGCACGCCACGTACCGCTTCGCCGCGACCGACCTGGAGCTGGGCGGTGTCTCCATCGCGGCCGGCTCCTCCGTCCTGGTCGCCCTCGCCGCGGCGGACCGCGATCCGGCGCGCTTCGCACACCCCGGGCCGGAGGTCTTCGACATCCGCCGCACCGGCCCGAGCCATCTCGCCTTCGGACACGGCATCCACTTCTGCCTCGGCGCCCCGCTCGCCCGCATGGAGGGCCGCATCGCGATCCGGGCGCTGCTGGAACGCTTCCCCGACCTCGCCGAGGATCCGGATGCGGGCCCGCCGGACTGGCTCCCGGGCGGCTTGATGCGGGGCGTGACCCGGCTGCCGCTGCGCTGGTGACGCCGGAACCCGTTCGACCCGCGCCCGAGCCGGAGGAGAAGACCATGATCGTCAAGGAACGTGCCGTGGAGCTGGTGGAGTCCTACCTGGCCGAAGAACGGCTGACATGGCCGTGGAGCGGGCCGGTGCCCGAGCTGGTCGCCTGCCACGTCGAGGAACACTCGGTCGGCTGGCTCGTTTACTGGAACACGGCGGGCCACGCCACCCGCACGCGCGAGGTGGGGGGCGCCGTCATGTGCGGCGGCCACCTCCTGGTGGACCGGCACGACGGGAGCATCCATTTCGTCCCTTCCGCTGGGTGGCTGGACGAGGGATGGGAGGAGGACTACCTCCTGCAGACCAAGGGCATCAGAGCGCCCGACCCGCTGGCTCGCGCCGTTCGCGAACTCGTGCGCTCCGCGGGAGTCGTGGCCGCCATGGGCCATCTGCGCAAGCAGGCACCCAGACTGGGCCTGCCGGAGGCGAAGGCCTACGTCACGGCTGTCCGCGACGGCGGCGAACCACCGGAGGAGCTGGCGAGCCTCACCCGCAAGGAGCGGGCATGGCCGCTCCTGCCCATCGAAACGGTGGCCGGTCCGGTCCGCTGCTGAGCTTGCATGCGTGATGTCGGCCGGTCGTCCATGGTCAGGCCGGCTACGGTCACCCCGCCTGGGATCGAGCCGGTGCGGTCCGTGGACGGGTGACCTGGGCACGGTGGCGGGCCCGGACGGCGCGGCGCTCCCCGGCCTCGGCGAGCACCACGGCTCTGGCTTTCTCTCCGGCGTCGAACGCCGCCGGAGAGAAGCGGTCGTCGGCTCTGACGTGCCGTTCCCAGTCGTCCTGCCAGAACTCCACCGTCCAGCCCGGCCACACCTCTGGTACTTGGTAAGCCTGTGGCGAGGAGTAGAGGGACCACCAGCCCAGGTGGCGGCGTTCCGGGTCGAGGTGGATGCCGGAGTTGACGTGCAGGTCGCAGCCTCCGTGCCCGGGGGCGTCCGTCAGGCGGTTGAGCAGGGCGGCGCCCTCGCGGACAGGGTGGTCGAAGGCGTCAGAGGCGACGTGGCAGCGGCCGGTGCTGACCGTGATCACCACACCGCCTGGGTCGGGGCCGGCCAAGTCCTCGTCGTCGGGGGCAAGGAGCGGGGCCAAAAACGGGTCCGAATCGCGGCAGCGGACGTACTCCGGATCCAGCCCGACGTACTCACGCAG is drawn from Streptomyces sp. NBC_01232 and contains these coding sequences:
- a CDS encoding YrhB domain-containing protein, whose translation is MIVKERAVELVESYLAEERLTWPWSGPVPELVACHVEEHSVGWLVYWNTAGHATRTREVGGAVMCGGHLLVDRHDGSIHFVPSAGWLDEGWEEDYLLQTKGIRAPDPLARAVRELVRSAGVVAAMGHLRKQAPRLGLPEAKAYVTAVRDGGEPPEELASLTRKERAWPLLPIETVAGPVRC
- a CDS encoding FAD-binding oxidoreductase; translation: MSLHRRQVLGSAAAAVLATMGAAARTPDYGALARGIDGRVVLPGDRDYAEARRLFQPRYDAVAPAAVAYPAHAADVAVCLDFARRSAAPVVPRGGGHGYAGWSTRSAGLVVDTGAMAAVSVGGNVVRVGAGARLGDVHAALAGRGRSVPTGLCPSVGIAGLTLGGGLGLASRAHGTTADRLTGARVVTPDGIVREVSADRDPELFWALRGGGGGNFGVVTEFRFLSHPVGDCAFAELHWPGSDSAAVLRGWQRWLAGLPDPFWSQVEFTVEAGSGAGAQAEAPAVRVVCLDGRRELEAQLTRLSDLAGGAPRDSWIVVRSHEDTVRAMSGCPELGPAQCRLPGTLPGRDPQGRLGRDSYAARSDFWTGGGLPDAAIGAVLDGVRRYGTSVPRGGRGVVQFDGVCGGAVNRVATGATAFVHRDSAFLAQYLAYWPESAPAADVARHQGWLDGLWQDLRPWASGRAYQNYTDPKLTGWREAYYGPNLARLQKVRRAYDPDRLFRFPQAV
- a CDS encoding AEC family transporter is translated as MGGAAALEKLVPVLLAFGGGVLLARRKIVPAEASKVFSDYAFLFAVPCYLFGNIYASDLAALFNWRAIGGYAGAAALAVLVVSLAAVAHGLREPRDVALRVMAGVQVNTAYFAVPVFITVFGTAAPIFPILLFQVCVLSLVVIALMELGRAGPAAGGPGRRLSRAVGASLATPLVLACNAGILLNLLSVRIPAVVLDGASFVGDSASPVALFALGLHLGGLGLDLRGTTREEFALIGFKCLAFPLLTWAVCGWLFGVRGEWLAYLVLIAAMPTPQNLFIFAQRYDVGVDLSASIVIKSSLVSLLLLPLWLQTVAP
- a CDS encoding cytochrome P450 family protein, coding for MALVDLRTHAEGFKADPYPFYDALRAAGPVHRLVMGGERTWLVVGHEEARQALTHPALSKNWLGSGLFADTPVQAVATSMLDADPPHHTRLRRLVAREFTSRRVESLRPRVQQVTDELLDEMAARPDRRADLLASFAVPLPMTVICELLGVPGLDRQRFRYWSGEIVAPPDGIGADPRAVDEMTAYLFELVEAKAGEAGEDLLGALIRTRDEEGGRLSPDELIGMAFLLLVAGHETTVNLIGNGVRALLAHPEQLAALRADPDGLIDGAVEEMLRYDGPVQHATYRFAATDLELGGVSIAAGSSVLVALAAADRDPARFAHPGPEVFDIRRTGPSHLAFGHGIHFCLGAPLARMEGRIAIRALLERFPDLAEDPDAGPPDWLPGGLMRGVTRLPLRW
- a CDS encoding trypsin-like serine peptidase; this encodes MRRTLTMAVVAAALLVPGGPLPMAATGSVAGAAPAATVAAGRWTAREARSFWTAERMASAVPLPSVHPAPPEVVDPVPPAEPEPVDPVPPEPPTLPEPAPGATPVPAATPAPPPVVTEPLPAPSASPAAAPTPTPAPAPTTKPGPTRTAPAPVPLPAPAPPVVPRLPALTAGIGQNFDGIPVAGRMFLVKGGGAYFCTASVVSSPGRNLVLTAAHCLLGSDTQQVAFVPKYTKAKPQPYGMFPVLRDAAGRSRIWIDPRYRSRGVDRAAALDVAFAQVGPDARGFPVESVVGGNRLVTGAGYAHARITLIGHPSSAARPRVCANRTTKFTSSDAQIPGSFLRINCTGYPGGTSGGPFLNRYDARTGTGDVVGVIGGWKTGGDRTDTSYSSYFGADIRKLYEKAVAGAKAAR
- a CDS encoding HXXEE domain-containing protein; this encodes MNASPTGPAISRSAVTLGLLAAWAVHDLEEVATMARWSRTRVPALRERHPRVPDRIWRSMEAVDGREFATAVGVMGLIVAAASADGYRTGGRSSFYQASLNGFGLHGLVHMAQAAATRGYTPGVVTSPLLVVPFTLWARGRLRRAGVLRPARARDIASGLALAGAATAASHAVARRIRRAAPARWPRIRALVLVPRAAPAR